From Pseudodesulfovibrio sp. S3, one genomic window encodes:
- a CDS encoding LysE family translocator, producing MTLESGIALALATFVFACIPGPGISAVVAQSLARGFKAGASFTCGLALGDVGYLLTALFGMGWVASQIGPYFVVLKWAGAAYLVYMGVNCWLAKPSASQGDACPMAVRPGRSFLTGLCVTMGNPKAIAFYCGFLPGFVNMRELTGSDIILVISIIVPIIATVPLVYAWLASRGRNAIRSTRLWKVMNRTAGTIMIGAGAVIASE from the coding sequence ATGACTCTTGAAAGCGGAATCGCCTTGGCACTGGCCACCTTTGTTTTCGCCTGCATTCCCGGCCCCGGTATTTCTGCCGTGGTCGCCCAGTCGTTGGCGCGGGGATTCAAGGCCGGAGCGAGCTTTACTTGCGGCCTGGCGCTCGGCGATGTGGGCTACCTGCTCACGGCCCTGTTCGGCATGGGCTGGGTGGCCTCGCAGATCGGTCCGTATTTCGTGGTGCTCAAATGGGCGGGTGCCGCCTACCTCGTCTACATGGGCGTCAACTGTTGGTTGGCCAAGCCCTCGGCCAGTCAGGGGGATGCCTGCCCCATGGCGGTCAGGCCCGGAAGGAGCTTTTTGACCGGCCTGTGCGTGACCATGGGCAATCCCAAGGCCATCGCCTTTTACTGCGGCTTCCTGCCCGGTTTCGTGAACATGCGCGAACTGACCGGTTCGGACATCATCCTGGTGATCTCCATCATCGTGCCGATCATCGCCACGGTTCCCCTGGTCTACGCCTGGCTGGCCTCCAGGGGCCGCAATGCGATTCGATCGACGCGGCTGTGGAAGGTCATGAACCGCACCGCCGGCACCATCATGATCGGCGCAGGCGCGGTTATCGCGTCGGAGTAA
- the xseA gene encoding exodeoxyribonuclease VII large subunit, with protein MSNILTVSELTRSVKNLLEAEFPFVWVRGQVTNLARPASGHVYFTLSDGDAALSVVWFKSSQMSSEPVKRGGDTVNPLTGEIEEEQGGTALSGSGIEDGMEVLCAGRLNVYEPRGQYQLVAELVQSQGVGDLAVAFEALKKKLAAKGYFDEDRKLALPRDPRRVAVITSRSGAAIRDFLRIAETRGTGAEIRIYPCLVQGERAPWQIAEALDQVDAEGWAEVAVLIRGGGSLEDLWAFNTEEVADAIYRARLPVITGVGHEPDVSIADFVADKRAATPSHAAQELWPRRETLAQKLDVLDMGLNRAYGNWLSGKDGQFENLRKAMVWLSPKRRLERMEDRFSALMARLQGAGLDHYYDCAGNATQAADRLDRAFGPERLDNLGRDVAGVAYRLSRAFGPSRVEGLTDGLSGLSQRLDKGAYHAAEAKGRELALLETVLRGLDPEAPLERGYALVQVVGTGKFLRDPKGVTKGDALDIRVRDGRVAATVTDTKPTDA; from the coding sequence TTGTCCAACATCCTGACCGTCAGTGAGCTGACCCGATCAGTCAAGAACCTGCTTGAGGCGGAGTTCCCGTTCGTGTGGGTGCGCGGCCAGGTGACCAATCTTGCGCGCCCGGCCAGCGGGCATGTGTATTTTACGCTTTCGGACGGGGATGCGGCGTTGTCCGTGGTCTGGTTCAAGTCCTCGCAGATGTCGTCGGAGCCGGTGAAGCGGGGTGGGGACACGGTCAATCCGCTGACCGGAGAGATCGAGGAGGAGCAGGGCGGCACGGCCTTGAGCGGCAGCGGGATAGAGGACGGCATGGAGGTGCTGTGCGCAGGCAGGCTCAACGTGTACGAGCCGCGCGGTCAGTACCAGTTGGTGGCCGAACTGGTCCAGAGTCAGGGCGTGGGCGATCTGGCGGTGGCCTTTGAGGCGCTCAAGAAAAAGCTGGCCGCAAAAGGGTATTTCGACGAAGACCGCAAGCTTGCGTTGCCCCGTGACCCGAGGCGGGTGGCGGTGATCACTTCCCGGTCCGGCGCGGCCATCCGGGATTTTCTGCGCATTGCGGAGACGCGCGGCACCGGGGCGGAAATTCGTATTTATCCGTGTCTGGTGCAGGGTGAACGTGCTCCCTGGCAGATCGCCGAGGCCCTGGATCAGGTGGATGCCGAGGGTTGGGCCGAGGTGGCCGTGCTCATTCGCGGCGGCGGGTCGTTGGAGGATTTGTGGGCCTTCAATACCGAGGAAGTGGCGGACGCCATTTACCGGGCCAGACTGCCGGTCATCACGGGCGTGGGGCATGAACCGGACGTGTCCATAGCGGATTTCGTTGCGGACAAGCGTGCGGCCACGCCGAGCCATGCGGCCCAGGAGTTGTGGCCCCGGCGTGAGACCCTGGCCCAGAAACTGGACGTGCTCGATATGGGGTTGAACCGGGCTTACGGAAACTGGCTGTCCGGCAAGGACGGCCAGTTCGAGAATCTGCGCAAGGCCATGGTGTGGCTCTCCCCCAAACGGCGGCTGGAGCGGATGGAGGACAGGTTCTCCGCGCTCATGGCCCGGCTTCAGGGAGCCGGACTGGATCACTATTATGATTGTGCCGGGAATGCCACGCAGGCTGCGGACCGTCTGGACCGTGCGTTCGGGCCGGAGCGGCTGGACAACCTCGGCCGGGACGTGGCCGGGGTGGCGTACCGGCTGTCGAGGGCCTTTGGTCCAAGCCGGGTGGAGGGCCTGACGGACGGGCTTTCCGGGCTGAGTCAACGGCTGGACAAGGGGGCGTACCATGCTGCGGAGGCAAAGGGCCGTGAACTGGCCCTGCTTGAGACCGTGCTGCGTGGCCTGGACCCGGAAGCGCCGTTGGAGCGGGGCTATGCCCTGGTGCAGGTGGTCGGGACCGGTAAATTCCTGCGTGACCCTAAAGGGGTGACGAAGGGCGACGCACTTGATATCAGGGTCCGAGACGGTCGCGTTGCGGCCACGGTGACCGATACCAAACCAACCGACGCATAG